The genomic stretch CAACCTGTATCTGACTAGCTCATAATGTTAACGCTAGCGCCTAATTGATACAAGTAGAATTCAAAATTCCCATAAGTAAAAAAGAACAGATTTTATAATTTCACTTCAGCTCGAGACTTATAAAGATTTTTTCCTTACAAAATCCGGGTAACTATATATGCACTATCTTCAAACTCCTACATCAGTGAACGGCCTGCTTATAGTTGGCACAAACATTCTCTGTTAGTCAATTCTTTATAAATATAGTCCACACAGAGATGTCTGACTTGTCAGCACAGTTATCTGCCTTTAAAAGCAAGATCAAAAGTGGGCCTTCTGTAACTGTTGCTAGGAGGCCAGTAGTACAAAAGCCCTCCTCTCCATTGAAAAACAATCAGCTGAAAGACAGAAAGTATGACGAAACCAGAAATGGCGCGAAGAGACTTGCCTCTAATGATTCTGTAACTGAAGTGTTTAAGAGGCAAAAAGCATCCATGGGAGAGATAACTGGATCAGCATTATCTACACAATTACATTTAGCAGTGGAATATATCAAACAGCATGACTATCCTTTGCTGGTATCTAAAGTACAAAATTATCTTGCTTTTGATATAACAAACACAATATTACCATTGCTTAAGGAGATAGACCGAATCAAATATGATCCTGAACAGAATACTCTTGAATACGTTTCCTTGCATAATATCAGAAGTGCTGATGACCTATTGACATTTCTTAGAAGGCAAGCTACTTTCAAAGGAATTGCTGTCAAGGATTTGAAGGACGGTTGGGCCGGCTGCTTGCCAGCAATTAACGAATTGGAAGAGAGTAATAAAATTTTGGTTTTGCGCAATAAAAAGGAGAATGCTCCTA from Scheffersomyces stipitis CBS 6054 chromosome 2, complete sequence encodes the following:
- a CDS encoding RNA polymerase II TFIIE small unit (go_component transcription factor TFIIE complex~go_funtion RNA polymerase II transcription factor activity~go_process transcription initiation from RNA polymerase II promoter), which codes for MSDLSAQLSAFKSKIKSGPSYDETRNGAKRLASNDSVTEVFKRQKASMGEITGSALSTQLHLAVEYIKQHDYPLSVSKVQNYLAFDITNTILPLLKEIDRIKYDPEQNTLEYVSLHNIRSADDLLTFLRRQATFKGIAVKDLKDGWAGCLPAINELEESNKILVLRNKKENAPRMVWANFGGPLGTIEDEFLEMWNSVKSPDPENLYQALIDQSLKPTGADPNLVKKKPQQQEKKQKKARRGKITNTHMKGMLIDYTQLV